The segment GCGTGGTGCTGGTCAGCTCGCTGATGTTCATCCTGGGATTCTCGGTGGTCTTCATCTTGCTGGGCGCGGTCGCCACCACCTTGGGCAGCGTGGTGCGCGAGTACTTTCCCTGGCTGATCCGGATCGCCGGCATCGTCATCATCGTCTTCGGACTCCATCTGACCGGCCTGGTGAAGATCAAGTGGCTCTACGCCGATAAGCGCCTGCACAACCTGAACCCGCGGCGCTCGGCCCTGGGCGCGTTTCTGGTGGGTTTCGCCTTCGCTTTCGGATGGACGCCGTGCATCGGCCCCATCCTCACCGTCATCCTGGGCTTCGCGGCGGCGGAGGGCACGGTGGCAAAAGGAGTCCTGCTGCTCGCCGTCTATTCCATGGGCCTCGCCGTGCCCTTCCTGCTGACCTCGCTGGGCATCGACCGCTTCCTCGCCTTCTACGGGCGCTTCAAGAAGCATCTGCAGACGGTGGAGATCGCGAGCGGCGTGCTGCTTATCATGATCGGGACCCTGGT is part of the Terriglobales bacterium genome and harbors:
- a CDS encoding cytochrome c biogenesis protein CcdA, with the protein product MSSLPLPIAAFFAGLVSFLSPCVLPLVPGYVSLVSGVGVEELQSKEGGHRRRVVLVSSLMFILGFSVVFILLGAVATTLGSVVREYFPWLIRIAGIVIIVFGLHLTGLVKIKWLYADKRLHNLNPRRSALGAFLVGFAFAFGWTPCIGPILTVILGFAAAEGTVAKGVLLLAVYSMGLAVPFLLTSLGIDRFLAFYGRFKKHLQTVEIASGVLLIMIGTLVFTRQFALLATWMNKLPLFKDLVEKYL